The following proteins come from a genomic window of Geomonas sp. RF6:
- a CDS encoding TIGR04283 family arsenosugar biosynthesis glycosyltransferase, whose translation MNLSYEEATELSVIVPVLNEEENLQALFQCLSAQRSVRLELVLSDGGSSDGTVARGRELERRAPFPCRIITGTRGRAAQQNRGVAHACATLLLFLHVDSSFDDPLAFRKALDSIAAAAAARGDDRVAGHFPLRFDFSGDPPLPYRYYQRKARLHRPGCTHGDQGFLMSRRFFQEIGPFDESLPLMEDTFLAEKIRQRGAWLLFPSPITTSPRRFQREGLLPRQTLNAVLMNLAALQRLGLLTDVRSTYKSHDSAGRLALEGFLIPLRRTIARLPLRERMTFWYESGSYVRRNAWQVPFFMDVMVGGKEKEGATEGKFLQRYDRYLERLTDNVAGRVAATVLVWGWFRMVTLRLRLKSTPCSPERSA comes from the coding sequence ATGAACTTGTCATATGAGGAAGCGACCGAACTCTCGGTCATCGTACCGGTACTGAATGAAGAAGAGAATCTGCAGGCGCTTTTCCAGTGCCTTTCGGCACAGCGCTCGGTACGGCTGGAGCTTGTCCTTTCCGATGGCGGGTCGAGTGACGGCACCGTCGCCAGAGGACGGGAGCTGGAGCGCCGTGCCCCCTTTCCCTGCCGCATCATCACCGGCACCAGGGGGCGGGCAGCGCAGCAAAACAGGGGGGTGGCGCATGCTTGCGCCACCCTTCTTCTTTTTCTCCACGTCGACAGCTCGTTTGACGATCCCCTCGCCTTCAGAAAGGCGCTCGACTCCATCGCGGCAGCCGCTGCGGCACGCGGTGACGACCGCGTCGCCGGGCACTTCCCCCTCCGCTTCGACTTCTCCGGGGATCCCCCCCTTCCCTACCGCTACTACCAGAGAAAGGCCCGCCTGCACCGCCCGGGGTGCACCCACGGCGACCAGGGGTTCCTGATGAGCCGGCGCTTCTTCCAGGAGATCGGCCCCTTCGACGAGTCCCTCCCCCTCATGGAGGACACCTTCCTGGCGGAGAAGATCCGCCAGCGCGGCGCATGGCTCCTCTTTCCCTCTCCGATCACCACCTCTCCCCGGCGCTTCCAGCGGGAGGGGCTCCTCCCCAGGCAGACGCTCAACGCAGTCCTCATGAACCTCGCGGCGCTGCAGCGGCTCGGGCTTCTCACGGACGTAAGGAGCACCTACAAAAGCCACGACTCCGCCGGGAGACTGGCGCTGGAGGGATTCCTCATCCCGCTCAGGCGCACCATCGCGCGTCTACCGCTGCGTGAGCGGATGACCTTCTGGTACGAAAGCGGGAGCTACGTGCGCCGCAACGCGTGGCAGGTGCCGTTCTTTATGGACGTAATGGTGGGGGGAAAGGAAAAAGAGGGTGCGACAGAGGGGAAATTCCTGCAGCGCTACGACCGCTACCTGGAGCGGCTGACAGATAATGTGGCGGGACGGGTCGCGGCAACCGTCCTCGTGTGGGGGTGGTTCAGGATGGTGACGCTGAGGCTGAGGCTTAAATCTACTCCATGCTCCCCTGAACGAAGCGCTTGA
- a CDS encoding zinc ribbon domain-containing protein YjdM: MSTLPKCPKCSSEYTYEDGDLYICPECAHEWGKEAAAAADEKLVVRDAFGNLLSDGDTVTVIKDLKLKGSSLVVKVGTKVRNIRLVEGDHDIDCKIDGIGAMQLKSEFVKKA; the protein is encoded by the coding sequence ATGAGTACCTTACCGAAGTGCCCGAAATGCAGCTCCGAATACACCTATGAAGATGGAGACCTCTACATCTGCCCCGAATGCGCCCACGAATGGGGCAAGGAAGCGGCCGCGGCCGCCGACGAGAAGCTTGTGGTGCGTGACGCCTTCGGCAACCTCTTGAGCGACGGCGATACTGTCACCGTCATCAAGGACCTGAAGCTGAAGGGTTCGTCACTGGTCGTGAAGGTGGGGACGAAAGTGAGGAACATCCGGCTCGTCGAGGGGGACCACGACATCGACTGCAAGATCGACGGGATCGGCGCCATGCAGCTTAAATCGGAGTTCGTAAAGAAGGCGTAG
- a CDS encoding helix-turn-helix domain-containing transcriptional regulator, producing MALTREFKETVRQRITDDPEFAKALLQEAIDLIVDGDSTTAKLVLRDLINGTVGFERLAEELQKPSKSLHRMLSATGNPTMDNLSAILSVVKKNLHGGIETTGTSI from the coding sequence ATGGCTCTGACAAGGGAGTTCAAAGAGACAGTAAGGCAGCGGATTACTGATGATCCGGAATTTGCCAAAGCCCTCCTTCAAGAAGCTATAGACCTTATAGTAGACGGTGACAGTACGACAGCAAAGCTGGTTCTACGGGACCTGATCAACGGAACGGTTGGTTTCGAGCGTCTGGCGGAAGAGCTTCAAAAACCGAGCAAGAGTCTGCACAGGATGCTGTCCGCTACCGGCAATCCCACCATGGACAATCTTTCGGCCATTCTCTCGGTAGTAAAGAAAAACCTGCATGGCGGGATCGAGACGACGGGAACGTCAATTTAG
- a CDS encoding aspartate:alanine exchanger family transporter, translating to MIKILLDNPLLLLFLVAGIGFPLGRIKIFGSSFGVAAVLFVGLAFGSLHPQMKLPDIVYMLGLSIFIYSIGLSGGRIFVASFKKQGLKYNLMVLLILTICAALTALAGKIFNLKGTITAGLYSGSLTSTPSLAAILDTLKHNYSGPWLEQLLAEPVVGYSITYPMGVIGTVLAITVAQRIWRIDFHAEARGLSGLGAATEPLKNCTIRVLKPEVSAKTLYEARHEEEWDVIFGRLKRGDHYALAAPEARLQLGDLITVVGSAAEIERVADYLGERSDEEIDLDRSEFDYRRIFVSNHDIAGRRLRDLKLRQRFGAVVTRVRRGDDEFLPNADLVLELGDRVRVLTHHDNIKEVTKLFGDSYRAVSEVDVLTFGLGLALGLLLGIVPIPLPGEITFKFGFAGGPLVAGLVLGTLGHTGKMFWNLPYSANMTLRQIGMVLFLAGVGTRAGYSFLSTFTKGGGFLIFGIGIAITCTASLLALWIGYRLLKIPMSLLMGIIAGMQTQTAVLGYALEQTRNDLPNIGFASVYPAATILKIICVQILLVMLQ from the coding sequence ATGATCAAGATTCTGCTCGACAACCCTCTTTTACTCCTCTTCCTTGTAGCCGGCATCGGGTTCCCCCTCGGACGGATCAAGATCTTCGGCAGCAGCTTTGGGGTCGCCGCCGTCCTCTTCGTCGGGCTCGCCTTCGGCTCGCTTCACCCGCAGATGAAACTCCCCGACATCGTGTACATGCTCGGCCTCAGCATCTTCATCTACTCCATCGGGCTGAGCGGGGGGCGCATCTTCGTTGCTTCGTTCAAAAAGCAGGGGCTCAAGTACAACCTGATGGTCCTCCTCATCCTCACCATCTGCGCCGCCCTCACCGCGCTCGCCGGGAAGATCTTCAACCTCAAGGGGACCATCACCGCCGGGCTCTACTCCGGCAGCCTCACCAGCACGCCGTCCCTTGCGGCGATCCTCGACACGCTGAAACACAACTACTCCGGCCCCTGGCTGGAACAACTCCTGGCGGAGCCGGTCGTCGGCTATTCCATTACCTATCCGATGGGGGTCATCGGCACCGTCCTCGCCATCACCGTGGCGCAACGGATCTGGCGCATCGACTTTCACGCCGAGGCGAGGGGGCTCTCCGGGCTCGGTGCGGCGACGGAGCCGCTGAAAAACTGCACCATCCGCGTCCTGAAGCCGGAGGTGTCAGCAAAGACGCTTTACGAGGCGCGCCACGAAGAGGAGTGGGACGTCATTTTCGGTCGCCTGAAACGCGGGGACCACTACGCGCTGGCGGCGCCGGAGGCGAGGCTGCAGCTTGGTGACCTGATAACGGTGGTGGGATCCGCGGCGGAGATAGAGCGGGTGGCGGATTACCTCGGGGAGCGCAGCGACGAGGAGATCGACCTGGACCGCAGCGAGTTCGACTATCGCAGGATCTTCGTTTCCAACCACGACATCGCGGGGCGCCGGCTGCGCGACCTCAAGCTGCGCCAGAGATTCGGCGCCGTCGTCACGAGGGTCAGGCGCGGCGACGACGAATTCCTCCCCAATGCGGACCTCGTGCTCGAGCTCGGGGACCGGGTGCGCGTCCTCACCCACCACGACAACATAAAGGAAGTGACGAAACTCTTCGGCGATTCTTACCGCGCCGTCAGCGAAGTCGACGTCCTCACCTTCGGACTCGGACTGGCGCTCGGGCTCCTCCTGGGGATCGTGCCGATACCGCTTCCGGGCGAGATTACCTTCAAGTTCGGCTTCGCCGGAGGCCCCCTTGTCGCGGGACTTGTGCTCGGGACGCTGGGGCACACAGGGAAGATGTTCTGGAACCTTCCGTACAGCGCCAACATGACGCTGCGCCAGATCGGCATGGTCCTCTTCCTCGCCGGGGTCGGCACCCGTGCCGGGTACAGCTTCCTCTCCACTTTCACCAAAGGGGGGGGCTTCCTGATCTTCGGCATCGGGATCGCCATCACCTGCACCGCGTCCCTCCTCGCCCTCTGGATAGGTTACCGTCTCCTGAAGATCCCGATGAGCCTCCTCATGGGGATCATCGCGGGAATGCAGACACAGACCGCCGTCCTCGGCTATGCACTGGAGCAGACCCGTAACGATCTCCCCAACATCGGTTTCGCTTCCGTCTATCCGGCGGCGACGATCCTCAAGATCATCTGCGTCCAGATCCTCCTGGTTATGCTCCAGTAA
- a CDS encoding response regulator — MAKPKILLVDDTKLVLELEKGYLKFSNVDVITAANGQEALDLVRTEVPDLIFMDMHMPVLNGIGCCRKIKADPFFCEIPVVMLTTAGREEDRELAAQAGCDDYLTKPIDRCAFLEMARRFTAGVDRRVPRVPCRIPVLVVQEGLPVAAESADLAEGGAFITWSGSVEKDTEVKVAFFLPVEGDSLVEATARVAWVNSGEERVKPALPPGFGVEFSLLEEKSLAALKRFVQGSME; from the coding sequence GTGGCCAAACCGAAGATATTGCTGGTGGACGACACAAAGCTCGTCCTGGAGCTGGAAAAAGGCTATCTCAAGTTCTCCAACGTTGACGTCATCACCGCAGCAAACGGCCAGGAGGCGCTCGACCTGGTCCGCACGGAGGTCCCCGACCTCATCTTCATGGACATGCACATGCCGGTGCTGAACGGCATCGGCTGTTGCAGGAAGATCAAGGCAGATCCCTTTTTCTGCGAAATCCCGGTAGTAATGCTCACCACCGCCGGGAGGGAGGAGGACCGGGAGCTTGCCGCTCAGGCCGGCTGTGACGACTACCTCACCAAACCGATCGATCGATGTGCGTTCCTGGAGATGGCCCGTCGCTTCACGGCAGGGGTCGACAGGAGGGTGCCGCGAGTGCCGTGCCGGATACCGGTACTCGTCGTGCAGGAGGGGCTGCCTGTTGCGGCGGAGAGTGCCGATCTCGCCGAGGGTGGAGCCTTTATCACATGGTCCGGGAGTGTGGAGAAGGACACGGAAGTAAAGGTCGCATTCTTCCTGCCGGTGGAGGGGGACTCCCTGGTGGAGGCCACAGCGAGGGTGGCCTGGGTGAATAGCGGGGAGGAGCGGGTAAAGCCGGCACTCCCCCCCGGCTTCGGCGTGGAGTTCTCTCTTCTTGAGGAGAAGTCCCTGGCGGCGCTCAAGCGCTTCGTTCAGGGGAGCATGGAGTAG
- a CDS encoding GreA/GreB family elongation factor, with product MSSNMISAEGKKRLQARYDELWEIERPRMVKNMADAAAEGDRSENAEYIYSKKRLREIDRELKHLGDRLKVVKVVYPPLNPTTVTFGCWVTYEDEEGEERCYQLVGPDEFDVNQGKISVDSPVGKALLGKKVDDEVVIRRPAGDLFVTILDISSTRPRK from the coding sequence ATGAGCAGCAACATGATCAGCGCCGAAGGTAAGAAAAGGCTTCAGGCGCGCTACGACGAGCTGTGGGAGATCGAGCGCCCGCGCATGGTAAAAAACATGGCAGACGCTGCCGCAGAAGGTGATCGCAGCGAAAATGCCGAGTACATATATTCAAAAAAGAGGCTGCGGGAGATCGACCGCGAGCTGAAGCATCTGGGCGACCGGCTGAAGGTCGTAAAGGTCGTCTACCCGCCCCTCAACCCCACCACCGTAACCTTTGGCTGCTGGGTCACCTACGAGGACGAAGAAGGTGAAGAGCGCTGCTATCAACTCGTCGGGCCGGACGAGTTCGACGTGAACCAGGGGAAAATCAGCGTAGACTCCCCGGTGGGAAAGGCGCTTCTCGGAAAGAAGGTAGACGACGAAGTGGTGATCCGGCGCCCCGCAGGGGATCTCTTCGTCACCATTCTCGATATCAGTTCGACCCGGCCTCGGAAGTAG
- a CDS encoding surface-adhesin E family protein, giving the protein MRLRVVFAMLCVVCFSNLAHAADERWYNFAEDSDLRYYIDQKSVVNRSGDIHIFWVKSVAKSKEYYRQEYNLNHLAYILTNYEMDCSDATFRVRQTLMMDRNRRELNKSVPSGAETDFEPIPPESALELAQEIVCTGTGNDESDEKEAPTPGVSPAKPASPAGGSDADESEESAGGDEGVSIQ; this is encoded by the coding sequence ATGCGGTTAAGAGTCGTGTTCGCCATGCTCTGTGTCGTCTGCTTCAGCAATCTAGCTCATGCGGCAGATGAAAGATGGTACAACTTCGCCGAGGACAGCGACCTCAGGTACTACATCGACCAGAAATCGGTAGTTAACCGCAGCGGAGACATCCATATCTTCTGGGTGAAGTCCGTCGCAAAAAGCAAAGAATACTATCGCCAGGAGTACAACCTGAACCATCTCGCGTACATTCTCACAAACTACGAGATGGATTGCTCCGATGCCACCTTCAGGGTACGGCAGACGCTGATGATGGACAGGAATCGCAGGGAGCTGAATAAAAGCGTCCCCTCCGGCGCCGAGACCGACTTTGAGCCGATCCCCCCCGAATCTGCGCTCGAGTTGGCGCAGGAGATAGTGTGCACCGGGACCGGGAACGATGAAAGTGACGAGAAGGAGGCGCCGACCCCGGGAGTGAGCCCTGCCAAGCCCGCATCTCCTGCCGGCGGCTCTGATGCCGACGAGTCCGAGGAGTCCGCTGGCGGTGACGAGGGGGTCTCGATCCAGTAA
- a CDS encoding ubiquitin carboxyl-terminal hydrolase 14, whose amino-acid sequence MKQTRRQLWFFLRYVAYRIRKFFREMGLLPAARRTEMARLCSHLDELKEASPKTDGCEECLKTGDTWVHLRLCDTCGHVGCCDSSKNKHATGHFHATGHPVIRSFQPGERWWYCYVDEEMAELD is encoded by the coding sequence ATGAAGCAGACGCGACGACAGTTGTGGTTCTTTCTGCGCTACGTCGCTTACAGGATCAGGAAGTTCTTCCGGGAGATGGGGCTTCTCCCGGCGGCACGGAGGACGGAAATGGCGAGACTCTGTTCGCACCTTGATGAACTGAAGGAAGCATCGCCCAAAACGGACGGATGCGAGGAATGCCTGAAGACGGGGGATACGTGGGTGCACCTGCGGCTTTGCGATACCTGCGGGCACGTGGGGTGCTGCGACAGCTCGAAGAACAAGCATGCCACCGGACACTTCCACGCCACCGGTCACCCGGTCATACGATCGTTCCAGCCGGGAGAGCGGTGGTGGTACTGCTATGTGGATGAGGAGATGGCGGAACTGGATTAG
- a CDS encoding chemotaxis protein, with translation MEASNKILLECDTNELEIVEFRIDECDKNGQVVPCYFGVNVAKVREIIRLPKLRKVVNAHPAISGMIKLRDQVITLIDLSRTLNKDTGELNADRVIVLEFNRIVVGILVHSVSRIYRISWENVEPPVKAIHDANITGVVKMEDRIILILDFEKIVAELSCSDALSAPDERQLSPHPVLNRSEKTIIVADDSHFIRNTITSSLREAGYRIEEAQNGEEAWDLIQSKLARAQSAGVPLSAELNLVITDVEMPRMDGLRLTSLVRRESGLAELPVVIFSSLASDDNKTKWKTLGASEILTKPDLPNLVEKADELVI, from the coding sequence ATGGAAGCGAGCAACAAGATTCTTCTGGAATGTGATACCAACGAGCTCGAGATCGTCGAGTTCAGGATTGACGAGTGCGATAAAAACGGGCAAGTTGTCCCGTGCTACTTCGGCGTCAACGTGGCGAAGGTGCGCGAGATCATTCGCCTCCCGAAGCTGCGCAAGGTGGTGAACGCCCACCCCGCCATCTCCGGGATGATAAAGCTGCGCGACCAGGTCATCACGCTCATCGACCTCTCCCGCACGCTCAACAAGGATACGGGGGAACTGAACGCCGACCGCGTCATCGTCCTCGAGTTCAACAGGATCGTTGTCGGCATCCTGGTTCACTCCGTTTCGCGGATCTACCGCATCTCGTGGGAAAACGTGGAGCCGCCGGTAAAGGCGATCCACGATGCAAACATAACCGGCGTGGTGAAGATGGAGGATCGCATTATCCTCATCCTCGACTTCGAGAAGATCGTGGCGGAGCTCTCCTGCTCCGACGCGCTCTCGGCGCCCGATGAGCGGCAGCTCAGCCCGCATCCGGTGCTGAACCGCAGCGAAAAGACGATAATCGTCGCCGACGACTCCCACTTTATCCGGAACACCATAACCTCTTCGCTGCGGGAGGCGGGATACCGCATAGAGGAGGCGCAAAACGGCGAAGAGGCGTGGGATCTGATCCAGTCGAAGCTGGCAAGGGCCCAGTCGGCGGGGGTTCCCCTGAGCGCCGAGCTCAACCTGGTGATAACGGACGTGGAGATGCCGCGCATGGACGGCCTGCGCCTCACCTCGCTGGTGCGGCGCGAGAGCGGGCTCGCGGAGTTGCCGGTGGTGATCTTCTCGTCCCTTGCCAGCGACGATAACAAGACAAAGTGGAAGACCCTGGGAGCCAGCGAGATCCTCACGAAGCCGGACCTCCCCAACCTGGTGGAAAAGGCGGATGAACTTGTCATATGA
- a CDS encoding DUF309 domain-containing protein translates to MQTCEQEPSKEVLEAVELFNRGEWFEAHHVLDRLYMQEEKGEVRYFHQAVIQVGAALIHWQKGNFDGAMAVLERGLQHLSELRGSCQGIDVADFILGAKRLREALQALGPARMSELDPARIPKLKLVGRERPS, encoded by the coding sequence ATGCAAACGTGCGAACAGGAGCCGTCGAAAGAGGTGCTCGAGGCTGTTGAGCTTTTCAACCGGGGGGAGTGGTTTGAGGCGCATCACGTCCTCGACAGGCTGTATATGCAGGAAGAAAAGGGGGAAGTCCGCTACTTCCACCAGGCGGTCATCCAGGTGGGGGCAGCCCTGATTCATTGGCAAAAAGGGAATTTTGACGGCGCAATGGCTGTGCTCGAGCGTGGCCTGCAGCATCTGAGCGAATTGCGGGGATCGTGTCAGGGGATTGATGTCGCAGACTTCATTCTCGGTGCGAAACGGCTGCGGGAAGCGCTGCAGGCTCTTGGGCCCGCCCGCATGTCAGAGCTCGACCCTGCCCGGATTCCGAAGCTGAAGCTGGTGGGAAGGGAGCGGCCGTCGTAA
- a CDS encoding PilZ-like domain-containing protein: MRDDYAEYASYLHTGLRVEIGIPLAGGGVFRDWAIINDYHEDEVVAQISRDVLPANVRVEVGSILDLSVWVEKDAYTCSCIVTEKESARTFRIRLFGTFNLQERRQFFRLQMDLRARFAAVEEQDRDLVKTDWERRKELEHMKLQGYDRFVIAAHQAQFPPALELDWREIPSPSSNVGGGGIRLRLPRRVRPEELLNLEIHLPVHPPRLIYAVAEVMHIMEPRVVKGKTEYPAGLKFLHLDERDRDLIFQQISVRQIEHLRKLADARSMQEPVTSAEPERRGQRMLRSTLLALVVLILSFCLVRFLIRYNETGPQNPIGTTYEKSIKQYRGVRDSSAVR; encoded by the coding sequence ATGAGAGACGATTATGCCGAGTATGCGTCGTACCTCCACACGGGGTTGCGGGTGGAGATCGGCATTCCTCTGGCGGGGGGCGGGGTCTTCAGGGACTGGGCGATCATCAACGATTACCACGAGGACGAGGTGGTAGCCCAGATTTCCCGCGACGTCCTCCCCGCGAACGTGCGTGTGGAGGTGGGGAGCATCCTCGATCTCAGCGTGTGGGTGGAGAAGGACGCCTATACCTGCAGTTGCATCGTCACCGAGAAGGAGAGCGCCCGGACTTTCAGGATCAGGCTCTTTGGCACCTTCAACCTGCAGGAGCGCCGGCAGTTTTTCCGTCTCCAGATGGACCTGCGGGCGCGCTTTGCCGCGGTGGAGGAGCAGGACCGCGACCTTGTGAAGACAGACTGGGAGCGGCGCAAGGAGCTGGAGCACATGAAGCTCCAGGGGTACGACCGCTTCGTCATCGCCGCCCATCAGGCACAGTTTCCGCCAGCACTGGAGCTGGATTGGCGGGAGATTCCGTCCCCCAGCAGCAACGTCGGAGGGGGTGGCATCAGGCTCCGGCTCCCCCGGCGGGTGCGCCCCGAGGAGTTGCTGAACCTGGAGATTCATCTGCCGGTTCATCCTCCGCGGCTCATCTATGCGGTCGCCGAAGTCATGCACATCATGGAACCGAGAGTGGTGAAGGGGAAGACGGAGTATCCAGCCGGTCTCAAATTCCTCCATCTCGACGAACGGGACAGGGATCTCATATTCCAGCAGATCTCCGTGCGACAGATCGAGCACCTGCGGAAGCTGGCCGATGCGCGCAGCATGCAGGAGCCGGTGACCTCCGCCGAGCCGGAGCGGAGGGGTCAGCGGATGCTGCGCAGCACGCTGCTCGCGCTGGTCGTGCTCATTCTCTCCTTTTGCCTCGTGAGGTTCTTGATCCGCTACAACGAGACCGGCCCCCAGAATCCGATCGGAACGACGTACGAGAAGTCGATCAAGCAGTATCGGGGAGTGCGTGATTCATCGGCGGTGCGGTAA
- a CDS encoding type II toxin-antitoxin system RelE/ParE family toxin, translating into MAILRMEQGNLSSLKWFRGIGECRINWGPGYRIYLGRDGERLIILLGGGTKKGQQKDIERAVALWGEYKARKKMGDRQETAGD; encoded by the coding sequence GTGGCGATCCTCAGGATGGAGCAGGGGAACCTCTCCAGCCTGAAGTGGTTTCGCGGCATCGGAGAGTGCAGGATTAACTGGGGGCCAGGGTACCGTATCTACTTGGGCCGGGACGGCGAGAGATTGATAATCCTCCTAGGAGGAGGTACGAAGAAAGGGCAGCAAAAGGATATCGAGCGGGCAGTAGCGCTTTGGGGAGAGTACAAGGCTCGCAAGAAGATGGGTGACCGGCAGGAGACCGCAGGAGACTAG